One stretch of Jiangella gansuensis DSM 44835 DNA includes these proteins:
- a CDS encoding amidohydrolase family protein: protein MTDSTFYRAVGVFDAVRPGMRAGAGILVRDGRVVAVGPPEEACPPGATRVDLGEVYLVPGFVDAHTHVTIRPGDGDQHGQLQQPAAWQTVRGVDNLRRMLLSGVTTARIMTEEHDIDVHFKAAVRAGEVAGPALRVAGRGLSPTGKHGSAAGGVDGPDAAREAVRTNAAKGADHIKIFTTGGVSSTDTSLAESNYSAEDIAAIVFAAAELGLMVSAHAHGGAGVDLAAAGGVRSIEHGALLTEQNLDTMTRHGTWLVLTNTILFHPTGIEQGDASEPAILAKVRQARAAMEASADRVRAAGVPIALGTDSMHGLFGYEMQWLVEHGWSPEEALLAGTVRGADLMDVQDIGALAPGRRADFVALLRNPLTDIGAVREVAGVFRSGNQVVDANGYTRPAPPAPTHREEHP from the coding sequence ATGACTGACTCCACGTTCTACCGCGCCGTCGGCGTGTTCGACGCGGTCCGGCCCGGGATGCGCGCCGGCGCCGGCATCCTCGTCCGGGACGGCCGGGTCGTCGCCGTCGGCCCGCCCGAGGAGGCGTGCCCGCCGGGAGCCACGCGAGTCGACCTAGGCGAGGTGTACCTGGTGCCCGGGTTCGTCGACGCGCACACCCACGTCACCATCCGGCCCGGCGACGGCGACCAGCACGGCCAGCTCCAGCAACCGGCCGCCTGGCAGACCGTCCGCGGCGTCGACAACCTGCGCCGGATGCTCCTCTCCGGGGTCACCACGGCGCGCATCATGACCGAGGAGCACGACATCGACGTCCATTTCAAGGCCGCAGTGCGGGCCGGCGAGGTGGCCGGTCCCGCGCTGCGCGTCGCCGGGCGTGGGCTGAGCCCCACCGGCAAGCACGGCAGCGCCGCCGGTGGCGTCGACGGCCCGGACGCCGCACGCGAGGCCGTCCGGACCAACGCCGCCAAGGGCGCCGACCACATCAAGATCTTTACCACCGGCGGGGTGTCATCGACCGACACCTCGCTGGCGGAGTCGAACTACTCAGCCGAGGACATCGCCGCGATCGTCTTCGCGGCCGCGGAGCTCGGACTGATGGTGTCCGCGCACGCCCACGGTGGCGCTGGTGTCGACCTGGCCGCCGCCGGCGGTGTGCGTTCCATCGAACACGGTGCACTGCTCACCGAGCAGAACCTGGACACCATGACCCGACACGGCACGTGGCTGGTCCTGACCAACACCATCCTGTTCCACCCCACCGGCATCGAACAGGGGGACGCGAGCGAACCGGCCATCCTGGCGAAGGTCCGGCAGGCCCGCGCCGCCATGGAGGCCTCTGCCGACCGGGTCCGTGCCGCCGGCGTGCCGATCGCGCTTGGCACCGACTCGATGCACGGCCTGTTCGGCTACGAGATGCAGTGGCTCGTCGAGCACGGCTGGTCACCGGAGGAGGCGCTGCTCGCCGGCACCGTACGTGGAGCCGACCTGATGGACGTCCAGGACATCGGGGCCCTGGCACCTGGCCGGCGGGCCGACTTCGTGGCCCTGCTGCGCAACCCACTCACCGACATCGGAGCCGTCCGCGAGGTTGCGGGCGTCTTCCGGAGCGGCAACCAGGTCGTCGACGCCAACGGCTACACGCGCCCAGCCCCACCGGCACCGACACATCGCGAGGAGCACCCATGA
- a CDS encoding CapA family protein: MTVESSIDSLGPAWIAAVGDVVVTEPPGNVDPRLVALLSGAETTVANVESPLTERGVPAEKAFVHRTHPDRAADLAALGIDVATLANNHVLDFGADGMADTVETLRGAGIAPVGAGHDDTAARAPAVRTTASGTAAVIGLCAALPPGFAATADRPGVAPLRVLQQVAIDPALASEQPGMAPYVHTSAVVDDLDAACSVVAAARQTADVVVVAVHWGVPHGFAAASYGVLADYQRPAGHALVEAGARLVIGHHPHEIHPVDVHRGGLVAYSIGNFLFHAWSALAAAAGDGAFPTRVPAAPYRSAFGADVTDDSVVVVVAPPDGARLTVRFVPTTMVGGEPVLATGERARAVVERLSWPGAAAGVTLRDDLLPGTTIGEVSLDHD, translated from the coding sequence ATGACCGTCGAGTCCAGCATCGACAGCCTCGGCCCGGCCTGGATCGCCGCGGTGGGCGACGTCGTGGTGACCGAACCGCCCGGGAACGTCGACCCTCGCCTCGTCGCCCTGCTCAGCGGCGCCGAGACCACCGTGGCCAACGTCGAGTCGCCGCTGACCGAACGCGGAGTGCCGGCCGAGAAGGCCTTCGTGCATCGCACCCACCCCGACCGTGCCGCCGACCTCGCCGCACTGGGCATCGACGTCGCGACCCTGGCCAACAACCATGTCCTCGACTTCGGCGCCGACGGCATGGCCGACACCGTCGAGACACTGCGCGGTGCGGGCATCGCCCCGGTCGGTGCCGGTCACGACGACACTGCGGCCCGCGCCCCGGCCGTCCGCACCACCGCATCGGGTACCGCCGCCGTCATCGGCCTGTGCGCCGCCCTCCCACCGGGCTTCGCGGCAACGGCCGACCGGCCGGGTGTGGCGCCGTTGCGCGTCTTGCAGCAGGTCGCGATCGACCCGGCGCTGGCGTCCGAGCAGCCGGGGATGGCCCCGTACGTGCACACGTCGGCCGTCGTCGACGATCTCGACGCAGCGTGCTCCGTGGTCGCCGCGGCCCGGCAGACGGCGGACGTTGTGGTCGTCGCCGTCCACTGGGGCGTCCCCCACGGGTTCGCGGCCGCGTCCTACGGCGTCCTGGCCGACTACCAACGTCCGGCCGGACATGCTCTGGTCGAGGCGGGCGCCCGGCTCGTCATCGGGCACCACCCGCATGAGATCCACCCCGTCGACGTCCATCGGGGCGGGTTGGTCGCGTACTCGATCGGCAACTTCCTCTTCCATGCCTGGTCCGCTCTGGCCGCCGCAGCCGGGGACGGCGCCTTCCCGACACGCGTCCCTGCCGCGCCCTACCGCAGCGCCTTCGGCGCCGACGTGACGGATGACTCGGTCGTGGTGGTGGTCGCGCCGCCGGACGGCGCTCGGCTCACGGTGCGGTTCGTCCCCACCACCATGGTCGGCGGCGAGCCGGTACTCGCCACCGGCGAGCGCGCCCGCGCCGTCGTCGAGCGCCTCAGCTGGCCCGGTGCCGCTGCCGGTGTCACCCTCCGCGACGACCTCCTGCCCGGCACGACGATCGGTGAGGTGTCACTCGACCATGACTGA